In Candidatus Eremiobacterota bacterium, a genomic segment contains:
- a CDS encoding DUF58 domain-containing protein, producing the protein MPRIAPRGIAALLGFALLAYALAYALPWEYALALALLAFVALVAYDAALLRGPLEIVRIVPPRFALARSDALAYEITNRTRTERRVAIVEAPAEKLAIDLGEAHAAVPPRSRVTVTLRVVPRERGRTMLRSYHARVSSPLGIVELRRSFPAPHPLRVMPDLSALDRSGDLVARTKLIDAGLRRLRRRGVGGEFASLREYTTDDPFRSIDWKASARRGKPMVAEYEVERAQQIVVAIDAGRLMSARLGDRRKLDYAVSAALAIAAIARLAADRVGVVAFAATMLARVAPGQGTQHAAQLTDVLSDVEPRFEEADYERAFLEIERTLRRRSLVVLFTDLFDPVASTAVLAAAKLLTTRHLVLVVLMNDAAIAAALRRTPEDAEDAYRAAVAARLADERAHAVASLRNRGVLVVDVPAAELTIALLDAYVDIKTRGLL; encoded by the coding sequence ATGCCGCGCATCGCGCCGCGCGGGATCGCGGCGCTGCTGGGATTCGCGCTGCTCGCGTACGCGCTCGCCTATGCGCTGCCGTGGGAGTACGCGCTCGCGCTCGCGCTGCTGGCCTTCGTCGCGCTGGTCGCCTACGACGCGGCGCTGCTGCGCGGGCCGCTCGAGATCGTGCGGATCGTTCCGCCGCGCTTCGCGCTCGCGCGGAGCGACGCGCTGGCCTACGAGATCACGAACCGCACGCGAACGGAACGGCGGGTCGCGATCGTCGAAGCGCCGGCCGAAAAGCTCGCGATCGACCTGGGCGAAGCGCACGCCGCCGTTCCGCCGCGCTCTCGCGTCACCGTGACGCTGCGCGTCGTGCCGCGCGAGCGCGGCCGCACGATGCTGCGCTCGTACCATGCGCGCGTCTCCTCGCCGCTCGGGATCGTCGAGCTGCGGCGCTCGTTTCCGGCGCCGCACCCGTTGCGCGTGATGCCCGACCTCTCGGCGCTCGATCGCAGCGGCGACCTCGTCGCGCGCACCAAGCTGATCGACGCGGGGCTGCGGCGGCTGCGGCGGCGCGGCGTGGGCGGCGAGTTCGCCTCGCTGCGCGAGTACACGACCGACGATCCGTTCCGCTCGATCGACTGGAAGGCGTCGGCGCGGCGCGGCAAGCCGATGGTCGCGGAGTACGAGGTGGAGCGGGCGCAGCAGATCGTCGTCGCGATCGACGCCGGCCGCTTGATGTCGGCGCGGCTCGGCGACCGGCGCAAGCTCGACTACGCGGTCAGCGCGGCGCTCGCGATCGCAGCGATCGCGCGGCTCGCCGCCGACCGGGTCGGCGTGGTCGCGTTCGCGGCAACGATGCTCGCGCGCGTGGCGCCGGGACAAGGGACGCAGCACGCCGCGCAGCTCACCGACGTGCTCTCCGACGTGGAGCCGCGCTTCGAAGAAGCCGACTACGAGCGCGCGTTCTTGGAGATCGAGCGCACGCTGCGGCGGCGCAGCCTCGTCGTGCTGTTCACCGACCTGTTCGATCCGGTCGCCTCGACCGCAGTGCTCGCCGCAGCGAAGCTTTTGACGACGCGCCACCTCGTGCTCGTCGTGCTGATGAACGACGCGGCGATCGCGGCGGCGCTGCGCCGCACGCCGGAGGACGCCGAAGACGCGTACCGCGCGGCGGTCGCGGCCCGGCTCGCCGACGAGCGCGCGCACGCGGTCGCGAGCTTGCGCAACCGCGGCGTCCTCGTCGTCGACGTGCCGGCCGCCGAGCTGACCATCGCGCTGCTCGACGCCTACGTCGACATCAAGACGCGCGGTCTGCTGTAG